TTCCAGGGGCAGGAACTCGCCGATGATGCCGGTCGAAAGTACTAGCGCCTGGTCGGCCTTCGCGCCGACGACGGCGGCGGCCAATTTGGCCATTGCTTCGGCATCGCGCAAGCCGCGGTCGCCGGTACAGGCGTTGGCATTGCCGGAATTAATCACCACGGTACGAAAGCCTTCACCCGGTGTTCGCGCGCGGTCGTAAGCGACCGGAGCGGCGAAGACTAGGTTTTGCGTGTAGACTCCGGCCGCGGCGGCGGGACGATCGGAAATGATAAGCGATACGTCTTGACGCGTAGCGTTTCGTTTGATGCCGGCATGGACAGCAGCTAGACGGTAGCCTTTGGGAATGAAAATCATTCTTGAGGGGGGAAGGCGGAAATGAATGGGTGAAGGGGTGAAGAAGTGATCTGATGGATTGCGTTTGGGAGTTCAATTCACTTCTTCACCTGCTCACTCCTTCAGGCTAAAGTAACGCAGTCGTTTCTGGAAAACCGTAAAGCAGGTTAAAGTTTTGCACAGCCGCGCCCGACGCGCCTTTAATTAAGTTGTCGAGGCAGCTAATGGTCAGCACACGGCCGCGGATCAGGCGGACGGTGATGTCACAGAAATTGGAGTCGGTGGTGTCTTTCGTACCTGGTAGATGATCGACGACACGCACGAAAGGTTCATCCGCATAAAATTCTCGGAGCGCCGCAAATAACTTTTCTTCCGTCAGATTGCCGACTGGCTTGGAATACGTCGTCGTCAAAATGCCACGGTCCATCGGTACCAAGTGGGGCGTAAAAATGATACTCAAAACGCGCCCTGTCGCTCGCCGCACGATTTGCTCGATTTCTGGCGTGTGACGATGGCGGCCGACGTTGTACGCAGAGATGCTTTCGTTGCATTCAGGAAAGTGCGTGGTCAGTTTGGGCGTGCGACCGGCGCCGGAAACGCCACTCTTGCTATCGACGATGATATCGATCGGCTCGATCAGGCCGGCTTTCACAAGCGGTGCCAGTGGCAGAATGGCGGAAGTGGGGTAGCAACCTGGATTGGCGACCAATTGCGACCCAAAAATCTGTGGGCGAAACAACTCCGGCAAACCATACACCACTTGGCCGAGCCGCTCGCCATCGGGGTGCTTTTCTCCGTACCATTGCCAGAATGTTTCGGGGTCGTCGAGGCGGTAGTCGGCGCTAAAATCGACAATCTTCACGCCAGTCTTCAAAAGTTGCGGCACGAGCGCAGCCGTGACTCCGTGCGGCAAGCAGCTAAACACGCAGTCGGCCCGCGCGGCAACAGTCACCGGCCCTAAGTCTTCCAGCTTCAAATCCAGCCGCCCAAGCAGCGACGGATGGACCGAACCGACGTGCGGGCTGCCCTCTTGCCGGCTGGTGAGCGTGGTGATTTCCACCTCGGGATGGCGCAAGAGAAGCTTGATCAACTCCAGGGCCGTATAACCGGTAGCGCCAAGGATTGCAACGCGAACCATAGTAGCAGAGTATCTGGTGGCTGGTCTGGTGGCCCGGTGCCGGGTATCGCGATTTTGACGTCCGACGTCAGCTAGCCCACAAGATTACCAGATCACCAGACACCAGACTACTCCTCGACCAACTTCTGCAACCGATCGAATTGATTCACGGATTCCGGTGCTCGGCGACACGCCGCGATGCATTCCACTGGCACATTCGCTGGCTGTTCGCACGACGATTCCATCTGACAGAGCCTACAGTTTTTAAGTGTCAACGGAGCAAGGGTCATCGTTTACGATGGTTCTTCGGTATTTGGTACTCCATGAGGATGGCGAAGTGGACAAGCTCTTCGCCCGAAAACCTGATCGAACTTACAACAGCACGATGTAAAATCGACGAATCGGTCATGACGATAGGGAGTGTGCATCGCCGTTGCGGGCATTTAGCCTTCGAAAAATGGCAAGTAACCGCAGTTACAACACAAATACTACCAAATGAGTCGTCGTACCACGGCGTTTTATCGTTCGTTGACCTGCTGCACTAAGTCCAGCTAGAATAGGGAGATATTGAGTTTTTATCGCACTATCATGTGCCCATTGCCGTGGGTGCTTTTCGACCGTACTGTTTGTTATGTCCAACCACGGCCCAAACCTACAATCCGCG
Above is a window of Pirellulales bacterium DNA encoding:
- a CDS encoding N-acetyl-gamma-glutamyl-phosphate reductase codes for the protein MVRVAILGATGYTALELIKLLLRHPEVEITTLTSRQEGSPHVGSVHPSLLGRLDLKLEDLGPVTVAARADCVFSCLPHGVTAALVPQLLKTGVKIVDFSADYRLDDPETFWQWYGEKHPDGERLGQVVYGLPELFRPQIFGSQLVANPGCYPTSAILPLAPLVKAGLIEPIDIIVDSKSGVSGAGRTPKLTTHFPECNESISAYNVGRHRHTPEIEQIVRRATGRVLSIIFTPHLVPMDRGILTTTYSKPVGNLTEEKLFAALREFYADEPFVRVVDHLPGTKDTTDSNFCDITVRLIRGRVLTISCLDNLIKGASGAAVQNFNLLYGFPETTALL